In a single window of the Carassius carassius chromosome 26, fCarCar2.1, whole genome shotgun sequence genome:
- the LOC132105725 gene encoding plexin-B2-like, which translates to MSIIKQTLQEFDMPSFVVSQKEMAWRALAALSLLLCFSSSCCDDTQDHFLSETVINNVVQDPQTGRIYVGAINNIYQLSYKLQLESSAVTGPKKDNPHCTPPITARCTDAKDMDNINKLLLVNSANGTLIVCGSLFRGICSLLNLNSVDKQVYYSDTKEEKTYVASTEESVTVVGVISYFIEDNNNNANLSVFLVGKGYGSSDSSKLISTRLLQEYGEMDVFENMVDASTVQASPFVQRYLHDFRHAFRGNGYIYFLFSRTLGTSDNRKITFIARLCENDHYYYSYTELQLNCSIKTEQQEYTYNKVQAAYLARPGEVLAREIIPSNLNDKVLFAVFSADEDGGRSALCMYPLSSINARLEEVIESCYMGEVLVGLPYISNSEAICKTKINKEMVKAFKCGAEFLPSPLASKPEYALAVKPIYTRNDIMTAVAVAVENEHTVAFLGTSGADVLKVHLDPSHPDLYNKIPGEHTDGGVNKNLFFNSALDHLYITTGRKITKVPVQACEQKNDCQSCISQRDPYCGWCVLEGSCTRKKDCDKGEGKFAWLWSPNQTCVSIKSFEPPNMSWKKTYNSQVMIDIPSLPSISNPARFTCVFGDYCSQATMENTRFICDLPLFEYIPPIPETQDFVAVPVMIMMNDGFELAFGAFEFYNCADVVKRLENTLCIACVTSKWGCQWNIQDHTCSDRDDTVKGDHIIQHMEDDSCPQFEIPEPLLIPVGIKTPIQFQGKNLDKYLGSTFQIGTELMKQVGEVTVVADGSKYRFEGYEFEYDKEPEVNVTFYIKDKSTDRKIDSTLRVVLYSCSVRREDCSLCKNADQKYNCVWCSTTKTCIYRDLCTQEEGQCPPPKITDVVPQEGTIKGQISGTTKGTNLGIKQEDIQRITVAEVPCTHSPKRYSFSRYCMRD; encoded by the exons ATGTCAATCATCAAACAAACTTTACAGGAGTTTGATATGCCATCATTTGTTGTTTCTCAGAAAG AGATGGCGTGGAGAGCCCTGGCAGCATTGTCCCTGCTGCTGTGTTTCAGCTCATCTTGCTGTGATGATACTCAAGATCATTTCTTGTCTGAAACAGTCATCAACAATGTCGTTCAGGACCCTCAAACTGGACGAATTTATGTGGGTGCCATTAATAACATCTATCAGCTCAGCTATAAACTACAGCTGGAGAGCAGTGCTGTAACAGGCCCTAAGAAGGACAACCCACACTGCACTCCACCAATCACTGCACGTTGCACTGATGCAAAGGATATGGACAACATCAACAAACTCCTGCTGGTAAACTCCGCCAACGGCACCTTGATTGTTTGTGGAAGCCTTTTCAGGGGCATCTGCTCTTTGTTAAACCTCAACAGCGTGGACAAACAGGTGTACTACAGTGACACTAAAGAGGAGAAGACATACGTAGCCAGCACAGAGGAGTCTGTTACCGTTGTGGgagttatttcttattttattgaagataataataataatgcaaacctCAGCGTATTTCTTGTAGGGAAGGGCTATGGTAGCTCAGACAGTTCGAAACTCATTAGCACCCGATTGCTGCAGGAGTATGGAGAAATGGATGTCTTTGAGAACATGGTTGATGCTTCCACTGTGCAAGCTAGTCCTTTTGTCCAGCGTTACCTCCACGACTTTCGTCATGCTTTCAGAGGCAATGGCTACATCTACTTCTTGTTTTCACGCACTCTAGGCACCAGCGACAATAGAAAGATCACATTTATAGCACGTCTATGTGAGAATGACCATTATTACTATTCTTACACCGAGCTCCAGCTCAACTGCTCCATCAAAACTGAACAACAGGAATACACATACAACAAGGTTCAAGCAGCATATCTGGCCAGACCAGGAGAAGTTTTGGCTAGGGAGATCATCCCTTCAAATCTCAACGATAAAGTTCTGTTTGCTGTGTTCAGCgcggatgaggatggtggccgtTCTGCCTTGTGCATGTATCCGCTCAGCAGCATTAATGCCAGGCTTGAGGAGGTGATTGAGTCTTGCTACATGGGAGAAGTTCTGGTGGGTTTACCCTACATCTCCAATTCTGAAGCCATCTGCAAGACCAAAATAAAC AAGGAAATGGTGAAGGCATTTAAGTGCGGTGCAGAGTTCCTTCCATCTCCACTAGCCAGTAAACCTGAGTACGCTCTGGCTGTCAAACCCATCTACACCCGAAATGACATAATGACAGCTGTAGCTGTGGCAGTGGAGAATGAGCACACTGTGGCATTTTTGGGAACCAGTGGAGCAGATGTCTTAAAG GTGCATCTTGACCCCAGCCACCCTGACCTTTATAACAAGATTCCAGGGGAACACACAGACGGTGGGGTGAACAAAAACCTCTTTTTTAATTCAGCTTTGGATCATTTGTACATCACCACTGGAAGAAAG ATCACCAAAGTCCCAGTGCAGGCCTGTGAGCAGAAGAATGATTGTCAATCATGCATCTCCCAACGGGACCCATATTGTGGCTGGTGTGTGTTGGAGGGCAG TTGTACTAGGAAAAAGGATTGTGACAAAGGAGAAGGAAAGTTCGCCTGGTTGTGGAGTCCAAATCAAACATGTGTATCTATTAAGTCCTTTGAGCCCCCCAACATGAGCTGGAAGAAAACATATAATTCACAG GTGATGATTGACATCCCCTCCCTCCCCAGTATCAGCAATCCTGCTAGATTTACATGTGTATTTGGTGACTATTGTAGTCAGGCAACGATGGAAAATACACGGTTCATCTGTGATCTCCCGCTCTTTGAGTACATACCACCCATACCTGAGACACAAG ATTTTGTGGCAGTGCCAGTGATGATCATGATGAATGATGGATTTGAATTGGCATTTGGTGCATTTGAGTTCTACAACTGTGCAGACGTGGTGAAGAGATTGGAAAACACACT ATGCATTGCATGTGTGACCAGTAAGTGGGGCTGCCAGTGGAACATTCAGGATCACACATGCAGTGATAGAGATGACACTGTCAAGGGTGATCATATCATACAACACATGGAG GATGATAGCTGTCCACAGTTTGAGATCCCAGAACCTCTTCTTATTCCTGTTGGAATTAAAACCCCCATCCAATTTCAGGGCAAAAATCTGGATAAATATTTG GGCAGTACCTTTCAGATCGGCACTGAGCTCATGAAACAGGTGGGCGAGGTGACTGTGGTGGCTGATGGGTCAAAGTACAGATTTGAGGGATATGAG TTTGAATATGACAAAGAGCCAGAGGTGAATGTGACATTCTACATAAAGGATAAAAGCACGGACAGGAAGATTGACAGCACCCTCAGAG TGGTGCTCTACAGCTGCTCTGTTAGACGTGAGGACTGCAGTTTGTGTAAGAATGCTGATCAGAAGTATAACTGCGTGTGGTGCAGCACAACAAAAACCTGCATCTACAGAGACCTGTGCACACAGGAGGAGGGACAGTGTCCTCCTCCAAAGATCACTGAC GTTGTTCCTCAGGAAGGGACGATAAAGGGACAGATATCTGGCACAACAAAAGGCACTAACTTGGGCATCAAGCAGGAGGACATTCAGAGAATCACTGTAGCTGAAGTGCCTTGTACTCATTCGCCAAAAAGATACTCATTCTCTAGGTACTGCATGAGAGATTAA